GAGAAATGCGACCGCGTGTTCGGCACCGACGGCAGCATGTTCCCGCCTCATTGGATCGAAATGCCGTACAACGCCACGCTCCAGGTGTACGCGAAAGACGTTTGCCGGCGTATACCGTTCGAATTCGAACGCCGCGACTATGCCCACGGCATTCCCACGTATAGGTAAGCGAAATCGTTTTCCCTCCGTTTCCCAGCGGCCCTCGTCGTTGTATCGCTGTCGTTGCCAGGTTCCAACTGGCGAGCAACGTTTTCACGACGACGCCCGACGAGAACAGCTGCTATTGCCAAAAGGATCCGAACGATCTCGACTCGAGAAGATGTCCACCGGCCGGGACCTTCAACGTTTCCAGCTGCAGATTCGGCACTCCGCTGCTGATCTCGTTTCCTCACTTTTACGCGGCGGACGAGTCTCTGTTCGAAGAGATCGAGGGTTTGTCGCCGAAGCGAGAGCATCGCGAGAGCTACATCGATCTCCACCAGGTGAGAGAGCGTTTCGACTTTTCTCGTCGCGCCTCGCCGCTGTTCTTCATCGATTTCGAAACAATTTCAGAGATTAGGCGTCACGGTGGGCACCAGAATGAAGATTCAGCTGAACATGGAGGTGCGCAAGGCGGTCGGAGTGCCGTTCGCGGATCGTTTGAAAGACGGAACGATCTTGCCGGTGATCTGGACGGACACCGAGATCGAGGAGATGCCGGAATCCGTGAAGCAGCTGCTCTATCGGAGCCACTATCTCGTGAACGCGATCGAAGCTGGATTTCAGTGGTGCAGTCTGGTCGGCGTCGTGCTCTTCTTCGGTGGTCTGGTCGCCGCGTTCAAGAAAGACGAGGAGCCGCTCCAAGACATCAAACTCGAGTCGTCGAGGGACCAAAGAAAAATCCGGCAAGACGTCGTTGCGGCAACGTGAATCGTTTCGATACTTGCCTTTCATCGATTGTCGCCGCCGTTTCCGATACCAACGTCGAGGCGAACCGTGGTCGCGATCGAAGAGCCTTCGAAAGAGACTCGATCGCTCGGTTTCTCGTTCCGGTAAGGAGAGAGTTCCGATTCGTGGATGGGgatcgaccgaccgaccgagcaaccgatcgatcgatcgaccgaccgaccgaccgaccgaccgaccgaccgaccgaccgaggTGTCCCAGACGTTTCCATGTTCCATCGATCGCGTCGAACCCGCGTGAAGCGAAACGCGACGACGGCGCGACGCTTATCGAGCAAGAATCTCGACATCTTCGTTGTTTACGTTCGCGATCGATTCGGTCGCACGCGAGCGCAAAAcgagaacgcgaacgcgaacgtcgGAGCGATCCACTTCCGTCGAATCCGATAACCGAGGTCGCATCGAACGACGTACGGCGAGACACGAGATAACTGCTGTATTATTTTTTCTCGAATTTATCGCGACCGAACGCGTTCAACGGCAACAAGTTCTCGCGCGATGGGGCAGGATATCTGCGAACACGCGGCGGTCGATTAGTTCCGATTAGTTTCGGACGTTCGGACGTGGCACGAGATTCGAAGATTCGAAGATTCGAAGATTCGAGAGAGCAAACCAAGCACGGTGTACCTGTcttataaaacatttattcGTCTCCACCGAATCGCTCGACGATCGAATTGACACGAATCCGACCGATTTAAAAACCATTTCGCAGTTTTATTGCCTGCTCGCGCTCCAAAGTGGTAGAAAACTAATTTTTACCTAAGAATATGAACCTAACCGCGATCCATCTGAAACAACGAGACGTTTAGAACGATAGGCGCGTATACTCGAACCGGTAACGAATAACGGATAGGAGGAGCTCGATCGTTGCGGAGTGCGCGCTGTTCGAGTATGTACAAACTGATAAAAAAATACGTATTTCCTATTTGCTATTTACTATCTACGCGTGCACGCACGCGTTCATTGGACGGAACGATTTCGTAGGCGGCTCGCGTCGACGAGCCCCGCCGATTCGAATCGACGATCCGGAATCCTGTTCCAGATTCGAATTTCTTTACGGTTCTTTCGCCAACCTTCGGAgagtctctcctctctctctctttctctcctttttcTATCGCTTCCTCGATCACCTACGTACACGTATTTCTAGAATAATACAAGTTGCAATCAACGGAGGAGCTCTTTTGCTACTTTTCGCTTTTCGATCGGACGATTTTTACTCGACCCGAGTAAATTAGGTGCGTCGAGAACACGGCACAGTTCTTGAAAACGGTGAGTCGTGTACCAGGTACCGTTAAGCGGCGCAGCCTAGCactctcttcctttctccgatcgaacgtttgttcgtttattcgtttaaaTCCCAACGTACCGACACCGACACCGACAACCGTCACCGACAACCGTCACCGTCCCGCGACCCCGATCCCGACACCGACACCAAAACACCGACACCGACACCGGCTCGAATTCGAGCCGGGCATTTGGAAGCGAACGCGACCCGAGTTTATCGTTTCTTCTTCTCTAGCAGAGCCGTTTCTCGTTCTGCTTCTACCGTTTTTATTTGTTCGACCGTATCGAGCGCTCGCGTCGCGTGTCTCGAGTCTCGAATCGACAGTGAGAgggagatagatagatagatagatagagagagagagagagagagagagagagagagagagagagaggaagagaaagagagagagagagagaaatcgaggaTCGAGCGTCTGGTCGTGCGTCGGGATTCGAGAATGATCTGCGAATAATCAATCCGGTGTCGGGGGGAAGTCGAGGAACCGAGTTCGAACCGAGTCGACAGAGTCTAGCGAGTCGATCTACTTGGAACCGGCGGAATTCTGGAAAGCCGGATTCAGCTGACCGGTTTTACCGGCGCTGGCGTTCGATGGTAACGGATTGCTCAGATGAAGTTTCTCTTGACGTTTCGCGGCACGCGCCAGGCAGACGAGCGCGCCGATTAAAACGACCGCGCCGATAGCCGCGAGCGCTCCGGAGACGGCCGATCGAGCGATCGGCGGCGCGTCCACCGCCATCTTCATCAGGCTCCGCATCTCCTCGGGGAGCTCGTCGATGCCCTGGAAACACGGAAACGATGTACGTGAGCGCGGGCGCAACATTTTCGGGAAATCTCCGGAAATTTCGGGAATCCGTTCTGCTCGAAACGATACTTGCGTCCTCGAACCACATGATGGGGAAAACGATGTCGGGAAACGTGGCGACCTGCTTGATGTCTCGCACCTGACTGACCGCCAGATTGATCTGAACCCTCGCCTTCGCTCTCAGCGAGGTGCCCATCATCGGCTGCACGTCGATGTAGAACTGATGGTTCTCTTCGACCGGCGGCGATATCCCGTTTACGGCCTCGCGCAGCGCTGGATCGGCTGGAACAATGGTCGCGCGTGGAAACGCGTTGAAACGCTGAGAAAACGCTGGGAGGAAAACGGTGGGAAAACGGTGGGAAAACGGCGGGAAAGGAGCGCGAGAAAAGTCCGCGAGCGAGGGGCCTTACCGAGATAAAAGTGCGGGAAGCTGAGGAGAACCGGCGACTCGTATTGGCAAAGGGACGCGTTGAAGGTGCCCTCGGGCGCGCACGGCGGCCCCGCCGGGCAGAAGCATCGCTGCGATTCTACTCTGCCGGCGGATCCGAACGCGTCCTGGGACGGGACGAATCTGTAGCCGGGAATTCCGCCGGCGGTGGTCACCTCCTCCTGCGAAACGGAACGATTCGTTCAGAGTTTGTACGGGCGGTTTCGCCACGGATCGCGTCTCACCTTGTAGACCAGAGGCAGGGCTCGACAGAGATCCTTGTCGAAGATCTTGAGGACCGTTTGCTTGGTGATGCGCGGAGGGAAGATGCTGCCGTCGCTGCCGGCGACGCTGTCGCACTCCGGCGTGGTCCAGTGACCCAGGCTGCTCTTTCCGTTCCACTTGTCGAGAACCCCGTACTTGGAGATGTCCCCTTGCCCGGTGAAGATGGTGAACCAATCGGGCATCGTCGCGTTCTTGCCGTACATCAGCCCGAACTGGTCGTAAGGCAGCTTCTGCTCCTTCGGCACGACATCCTTGGCCAGCTTGAGCAACGGGTCGTCGTAGCCCCAGAGCAGCTGCCCGATCGACACCTCGACGAACGGCTTTATCCGCAGGATGTCCATGATCGAGGCCATCGCCAGTCGCAGGAAACGGGCCGCGTGCTTCGATTGACTGGTCGCCGAGAGCATCGGCACGTTCGGCACCACCACCAAGTCCTCCTCCGTGCCGATCGATTTTTCCTGAAACGATCGAGCGGCGCGCACCCTTTTCATTCTCCGATCCCGATTCGAGAGGAGCGTTCGCTCCCGCGTCGCCGCGTCGCCGCGTCGCCGCTTCGCTGTTTCGAAAACGCGAAGAGAACGCGCGTCGACCGTTATCGATGCGAACGAGCGATATTGTTCGCGCGAGTCCGCATTGTTCTTCCGAACAATACCGACGATCGTGAGAATCGAGGTGTCGCGCGTGTTCTCGGAGAAACGTGCCACGTTGGCCAAACGTTGGCCGCACGCTTGCTTTTGCTTTTGCTTTTAATTCACGGAAGCGCGTTGCTCCGCTATTACGATCTTACTCAACCCGACTATCGTTACCTAGCAGCACCGTTGCGTCATACCCCGCGACCCGACTTACTCTCGAGAACTTTTACGAGAAACCACGCCGCCCTTCCTCGCGGCTGCCGCTCTACCACCACCATCGCCACCATTTTCCGTTCTCTCCCCCTTTTCCCTTTTCCCTATTCCCCGTTCCCTATTCCCTTTTCGTTTCCCGTTTGCTCCGATCGTCGTCTCGACGTTCGTTTACGCGGAAACGGAGCGGCGTTCGAGCGCGATCCAGGAAGGCGACGGCGAGCGAGATACGCGTAACGCGTACGCGCAACGCGCGATCGAAATCGAGTGCTTACCGGCGAAAAGACGAACTGTTTCTTCACTTTGTACGACACGGTGTCGTTGTCGTTGAATTTAACCTCGACCTTTTCCCATTGTTGCACGTACACGTAGGGACCGAGCTCCATCAGCGTCGGTTTCTCCCCGTCGTTCAAAAACTCATCGGCGTTCGTCATGTTGTAGATGTAGATGCTCAGCTGAGGAGACACCGGCGGTTCCTTCCACCATTTGAAGGTGCGGCCACCCTCGCGCAACGCGATCTCCCTGTTGAGCAGGACGTCGACCAGTTTCGGAAACACCGCCGCCAAGATCGCCGCCGCGATGATCAGCAGAGCGCCCACGGCCACCGCAGCCCCtgcaatcgaatcgaatcgaatggaaattgatcgtcgtcgtcgtcgtcgtcgtcgcaccCGCGGAAGTCGCGAGGAATCGCAGAGATTCGAGTCCGTCGACACCGATCGCGAATCGaggaaccaagaaaccaagaaaccaagaaaagAAAGTGGTCGTCTCGCGCCCGCAACCTCTGCAACGTCCGCAACGCCCATGCTCGCGCTCGTCCCGAGATCGGCTTTGCTTTCTATCCCGTCGAGCGAGCCCCGCTCGTCGCGTCAACGATTTTTGGTCATCGATTTTCGGTTTTGCCGGAGATCGTCGCAACTGGGCGAATTCGACGAGTCTTCGAATTCGCTGTTCTCGACCGATCCGTTCCTTACCGGCCATATTCGGACTGCCAACGTGTTCGCGTCGGTTTCGATCGGTCTTGGGAGACGACGAAATTTCGCAGGACGCGTCGCGCGACGCTCGTGCTTTGCGAAACGTCGCTTTCGAGGTTCTCGAGACCTCGAAAGACGATCGCGAGCCGTCGATACCTCGAAGTTTTGCTCGGCCAACCAACCGTGCGATGTCGCGAGCATGCCAGTGCGTTCGCGGCTCGCGGTGCGACCACGATCGCAGCGGCGATCGACCGGTTAAATTTTTAGTCACGTAGACGAAAAGGCACGTACGCGACACCGTGCCACCGCGCGAGCCGGCCTTCGAAACGGGCGGTCCTACTTTTTCCCGCTTGGTCGCATCGCCGCGCCTATCCCGGCTTCCGTATTTCCGATTCTTTTGAAAAACGATGACTCGATCGCTTCGATCGTAGGCTTCCTCGAACGATCGGATCTGGtcgtgcgtcgcgtcgcgtcgcggcgcggcgcctcgATCCGAGACGCGATCAGAAATCAGGAATCCGCGTCCGATCGATCGAGAACTCCTACTCCAGGAATTTTCCTCGGATTATCGAGAGTAAGAATCGCGCGAGTACGGGCGCGTGCTCGATGGCGACGGCGATCGAGAATGCGCGACGCGACTTGTCCGCTCGTGGACGTCACGCCTCCGACCTTACAAAATCCTTCGAGCCGGTGTCGCGACCTCGAGAGACCAGTACTTTCCATCGAACGCGACGCGTGCACAAACTAACCGAACGACTTTGTTTTTTGGCCGTAAACTCAAACGCTCGGCTCGCGTTCTCGCGGCGTAGCGTGGCGTGCCGCGGCGTGCCGTGGCATGGCGTGACATCGCGCGCGGCGCCGCATCGTCGTCGTTGCGTTCGGCATCGATTCGCGCGACAGAAATTCGTCGAAGCGACCGCGACTGGGATTACGAAACGGATACCCCGATCGATCCGATTCGATCGTGTCCAAGTTGTCGAAGGTGTCGAAAGGAATGCGAAGCGAcgcgagccgcgccgcggcgtcgGTCGGCGCGAAAATTCCCGATCGTGTTTGCGGAGTACGCGAATTTGCGATTTGCGAATTCGCTGTAACATTCGATTTTGGTAGGCGCGGCGCTCGGATAACCCAGTTTGTAACCGGTGGGTAACCGATCGGGCATTCGAGCGCTCTCGACGCGTTTTTACAGATTTTTCCGCGTGCACGCACGCATCGCCACGCGCCTCGCGTTTCGCGTTTCGCGTCGCCACGCACCGCCACGCACCGCCACGCACGGCCACGCACCGCCACGCCTCGGACGGGAACGTCGTATCCTCGGTGATCCAATAAAACGGCTAAACCCTCGGTTTTACGCGCGCTATATTTTCATtgactcgcgctctctctcggaACGCGGGGCGAGGGTAAAGTCGAAAAGAACGGGTCGAGCGGATCGTCGATCTCGATCGAAATCGAATTTCTAAACGATTGTTGCGCGAACGGGAAAATTCCCACGGCTCGTCGCGGCGATGGGAACCGTCGCCGAGAGATCCGAAGAAGCGCGGAGCCCGTGAAGAGCAGGGCCCGGACGAAGGACCGAAAGACGCGACGGCGCGTGCTCTTTGTCCTTGACACGACCATTCGATGggcagtgtttcgcatggaaacgAGCGGACGAGGATTCGACGGGCCGTCGTCGCCGTCGCGTCGTTGTACACGATCGAGGGAAATTGTTTGGCACGAGACGGCAACGACTGCGCGGCTACTGCCAAGACGAAAGAAACTCTTGATAGTTTTACGCAGAAAACCAGAGCGAGAGGCTCGCTTTCGACGCGTTCCTATTCTCACAGTCACGATATCTCGACGAATCGCCTGCTGCGCCGCCGTTGCTCGTTTTCTCGTTTGCTCGACTGCTCGGCCCGCGTTCTTAACGCGGTTTTCAACGCGCTGAAACGAGGAAGCGAACCTGAATTATCCATGTATTGTACGCGCGTCCGAGCCGACCGTTCGTTCGCGTACACCGGTCGGTTTAACCGTCGGTTTTTACCGAAATCGCTCTTACTTTCTTAGAACCGCGACTCGAACGAAGCTCGGTCTTTACAACGAATTACCGATCGCTGCTCCGCGTACGGAAGAACCTAAGCGTACGCACCTAACAGGTGAAAGCGCAACACCACCGAGCGAACCGTTCGGCGAAAGATCGAGTCGGCCGTTCCGTCTCGTTGCTACCTTCTACTTCTATGCGTGCACGCGTCTAGGCGCGTACGATTCGCGCGTATCTCGGGGAAAGATGCGCGCAACGACCCGGCCAACTTGGAGTTTTTTCGCAACGAGAAATGGGAAACGAGGAACGGGAAACGGGAAACgggaaataaatatatatatatatatatatatatatatatatatatatatatatatattcgtattatatgatgtataatataatacgaaTACGCTCCCGTTTCCTCGGCCGCTCGGTCCGCGAGGTGCGGCACGGTCTAGGTAGCTCCTGCTCGCCGTCGCCGACATCGACTCGAAAGGAATGCGATCGAACGTTCGCCGGATCGGACGGACGAGTGGTCGCGATGGAAGGTACGCGCGTAGAacgacgccgacgacgacgcAACTGGCTCGAAGCGCGACCCGCGACCCGCGACCCGCGTGTCCCAGCGAGCAAGGAATCGCTCGCGCGTTGCATCACGGAAAGAGGCGATTCTGACATCTCGTCGCGTCCTCGTTTCCCTTTTTGCAGTCTACATTTCCCGATCCGGCGCTCGGCGAGGTTCGATCGACGAACGATCGCGATCGCCGACAAGAGCGAAGGACGGATCGGCGACGAAAACGAAACGACGACGTTGCTGCGCGAGCTTCGATCCCGAAAGCCGAACCTACGTCTACACCTACCTACGCGTACTTGTCGGCAATTACTCGCTATTATATAAGGCTACGCTTCCTGCTCTTACTCGGAAGGTTTCGCGCCTAGCAAACGAAGCGACTCCACACGGTCGGAACGTCGGCGTGCGCAAACCAGATCGGACGGCCTCGAGCTCGAGTCCATCCGAGCCTTTGATCGTCCAATAATTTGGCCGCTACTTTTCCAATCTGGTAAACGCCTCGCCGCCGTGCCGGTCTCTCGTCTTCCACGTTCCACGTTCCACGCTCCACGCTCCACGCTCTACGCTCCAAGTTCTGCTTGGACCAGGCCTGGGCGACTGTTAGGTTTATCGCTGTCGAGGTTTTCCAATGAAACCGGACTCGGCTCGATCGTCGCGATCCTACGCATCGAGGATTGGAATCGGAGAGCAGTGTTACGTTGCAATCTCGCTGCTCCGCGAGTTCCTGTTCCTACCTGTTCGAAGCGAGACGGCGACGAAAAGTTGCATAACGAACCGATCAACGACAGAAAAAAAACCAATAATAGACCCGGAATAGCAAGTATCTTCCCGCTCGATCGTTCCTCGTAATGGTATCAAAGTTCGCTTTCTGACGCACGAATAATACCCGCGGGCAGTACCATTACGGACGACCATGTAACGTCGACTCGTCCCAGGACTCTAACAGCGTCGCGGTCATTTAGTCGCGACACGCAAAACTACTTTTTGCATTCGTTCGCCTCGATTCGATCATTTTTTCGTCCTCGACTGCTGCGTGCGCCTATCGAACCGACCGCCTCGCAGTTTCTGCGACATctgcgatgcgacgcgatgctatgcgatgcgatgcgatgcgatgcgatgcgatgcgatgcgatgcgatgcgatgcgatgcgatgcgatgcgatgcgatgcgatacgAAGCGAACGATGCCGTTTCCATTCGAGTTTCCCGCTCGCGTTCTCGTTAACGATCGCGTTCGCGCTCGCGAACTCGAAGTGAAAGTAAGAAAGAGCCCGGTTTACGACGATTGCTCGCGATTTTGACGCGCGCGGATAAGCTCTTCGGTCGCTCGTACCGTTACCGAAGATACCGAGAGGATACCTGGTTGGTGTCGAGCAATTTCGAGCGGTGCGGCGACGGTGCGCGACGAAACGTAGctacgcgacgcgatgcgacgcggtGACTCATTGAGCAGGCATACGAAACGACACGTTCATCGAATCGAATTAAGAGCGCATCGAGCGTGACGGTTGTGGCGCCGGTAACCGCGTTAACGATCTCGTTAACTAGCCTTCCCTCGAACGATACAACGTAGCACGTTGACGGGACGGGACGAGACGGGACGAAACGCGAGAAGAGAACGCACCGGAGAGACCCGATGTAACACCGTAACACCGTTGCGGCGATCGTCTCCGTTTCACCGTGCCACCGTTTCGTCGTTTACTTACACCATCGCCTGAGAAATCCTCCTTGCAATTTCGCGCAAATCCCACGGTGTACTCTCATCTTGATTGGTCACCGCGTACACGCGTCGACGAATTCTCGGCtctccctcgtctctcgtctctcgtctctcgtctctcgtctctcgtttctcCTTTCTCCTTCCTCGCAGGCGCGTGCGTCTTCTTCTTGCGTTTAAACGACCTCGCGCGCTTCTTCTACTCcctctttccttctctcttcGATCTCCTTGACCTCCCTTCTTCCTTCTTTATCGCTCTCCTCGCGGCTACCTCCTTCTCCGACCGAGCCTCGCTCCGTCTCccgatttattcgaattattcggatTATTCGACTTGTTCGGTTTACGCGCGACTCCCCGAGTTTTCCTGCGGCCAGTAGTCTCAGAGTTCTTTCGATTTCGAGCCGTTCGGAGGACTCTCCGAACACGCGGCAACGTTTAGAATTTTAATACGTCCGGCCACTTCTTCTTCTCGTCGATCAGACCTTGATCATCGTCCTGCTTCTCCCCCTTCTCCTTTTCCTCCTCCTTCTCGTTGCCCTCGTCACCGTCACCGTCACAGTCACCGTTACCGTCGCCGtcgctgttgctgttgctgttgctgttgctgtcgccgtcgccgtcaccGTCACCACCGTAAACGTCGGTTTCGATCGTCTCGGCGATGGTTATCGTCGTCGATGCCCGCCGATAAAGAGACCGCGGAGACTTCGAAGACGCTTCCCTCCGCGGCGCGCGAACGGGCCGCAAAGCAAAGCAGCGCAACGCAACGCAACGCAACGCAACGCAACGCGCGGCTGTTCGCGGTGGTTCGCGGTGGTTCGCGGCACGAGGATCGGTGAGAAGGAGAAAGTCTATTCTCCTTTCGAAGCGTCAAGTGTGCCACCGGCGCGGCGATCCGACGAGAACGCGACAACGACACCGAGCGCGCGCAATCTGCTCACCGGagaaacgagcaacgagcaacgagctaTCCGTCGGTTTGCAAGTTATCTCCTTCGCAAGTATCGGCTTTCTCCGCACAGTCTATCGGAACTCGCGTCGATCGAAACCGACTCCAAAAACCGATCCGTCGAAGGGCTTTGGCTCGCTCGCGTTGGATAGTTTCTTGTTCCGTTGAAACTCGTACAAAATTTAAACAGCCGTTCCGTAAAGCAACGGAACGGAAAAACGCTCGACCGAATTACCAACTAACACGGATAACGGCTGCATTCGCGTTTGCAGCCGTTCGCAACGAGACGGTCGAACACTGGCGACTCGACGGAATTTGAAAGTGCCACTGCGAACGACGCGAGTATGCAGAAGGGTCTCGAGATCGAAGGGAACGATGCGATGCGATACGATACGATGCGATGCGATTGCGAAACGAAGCGATCCCTACGAGGTCGCTCGAAAGACTACGCGCGGATGTCTAAACGAACGCTGCCCTCTTCCCGCACGACTGCATCGTGAACGGGGCAAGCATGCGGTTCAGGTGAACGATTTATTATTACCCCCACTGGTTCTTTCGCTCTCCGATTCTACCGATTCTTCTCTTCCTTCTGTCCTCTTCGTCGTGGTCTCCTTCCACGTTGCGTCCTCCCACCACCGTCACCACGACCACCACCTCAACCACCACCTCAACCACCGCCTGATCGTatagcgctctctctctctctctctctctctctctctttctaccaACCAGTTTTCCTCTTTCTCTGGCGGctcgtttttctttttccaaCCAGGAGGCGAACCGCCATCCTTCTCAGCCTTCTCTGTCACCACGTCACCACTATCGTCCCCATCTTCCATTTCTTTTTCATCTCAGTCCCGCTCCAACCTTCTACCATCTATTCGACTCTTACCGACAAACTGGCTCTGTCCGTCTTCCTTGTCGTACCGTTCCTTTTCCTCCGATGCTCGTACCAACGTCCATGCCGATTCCTATAATGCTAGGAATGCTGAGATCTCAgctgcccccccccccaccgTGGTCGTTACCAATCGCTGGAATCGCGTTTACGCTGATTACAACTTCCAATAACAAGTTCCCTTCCGATTTAGGGAACACACTCCCTATTTATGCAGGGCGGAAAAGTTTCTCCATAAAACGAAACGAACGGACGAgacggaacgaaacgaaacgagacgagacgagacgagacgagacggtaCGACACGGCATGGCACGAAATGTTCGTTGGCGCGAACGAGCGCGAACGAGCGCGTACATAATTGCCCTACCATGAAATAATTGTGTAACGCACGCGTTGCCCTTGCTCGAGACACGTCGGGATCAAGAGTAACGAGACCCTTGACCCCTTCATTGAAACCTAATTCCTGTAATTTCATGACACGGAAAACATTTCCGGAAATCTCGGACGAGCCAGACTCCCGCGACTAGATTGTGTCAGATTCTATCGTATTATCTATGTCCGCTTAATTATCGCTATCGAACGTTTCTTGCTAATTCCCACGTGGGAAACAAGAAAATTTGCTCGATTAGATGACGATCCGTTTCGATCCGATTCGTTTGCAATTGCTACACACTGTGTACACGCGTGCACGAGTTCCGTGCATACGAATTCGCGCGACGATTAGAGTAAAGCTGACGTTCGAATGGTCCGATTTAGCTGGAACAGTACTCGCACGCGTACTCGAACGTGGCAATAAACGCAACAGCTGTGAATTGTGTACAGTATGAACCCAAACAATGAACATTTTGTTATATCAACGAAGCCGATTTATTTGCTAGATCCTACAAAAACGGCGACGCTACAGAAACATAGAAT
This genomic stretch from Megalopta genalis isolate 19385.01 chromosome 5, iyMegGena1_principal, whole genome shotgun sequence harbors:
- the emp gene encoding epithelial membrane protein isoform X1, which translates into the protein MQLFVAVSLRTGAAVAVGALLIIAAAILAAVFPKLVDVLLNREIALREGGRTFKWWKEPPVSPQLSIYIYNMTNADEFLNDGEKPTLMELGPYVYVQQWEKVEVKFNDNDTVSYKVKKQFVFSPEKSIGTEEDLVVVPNVPMLSATSQSKHAARFLRLAMASIMDILRIKPFVEVSIGQLLWGYDDPLLKLAKDVVPKEQKLPYDQFGLMYGKNATMPDWFTIFTGQGDISKYGVLDKWNGKSSLGHWTTPECDSVAGSDGSIFPPRITKQTVLKIFDKDLCRALPLVYKEEVTTAGGIPGYRFVPSQDAFGSAGRVESQRCFCPAGPPCAPEGTFNASLCQYESPVLLSFPHFYLADPALREAVNGISPPVEENHQFYIDVQPMMGTSLRAKARVQINLAVSQVRDIKQVATFPDIVFPIMWFEDGIDELPEEMRSLMKMAVDAPPIARSAVSGALAAIGAVVLIGALVCLARAAKRQEKLHLSNPLPSNASAGKTGQLNPAFQNSAGSK
- the emp gene encoding epithelial membrane protein isoform X2, whose translation is MRVHRGICAKLQGGFLRRWWAAVAVGALLIIAAAILAAVFPKLVDVLLNREIALREGGRTFKWWKEPPVSPQLSIYIYNMTNADEFLNDGEKPTLMELGPYVYVQQWEKVEVKFNDNDTVSYKVKKQFVFSPEKSIGTEEDLVVVPNVPMLSATSQSKHAARFLRLAMASIMDILRIKPFVEVSIGQLLWGYDDPLLKLAKDVVPKEQKLPYDQFGLMYGKNATMPDWFTIFTGQGDISKYGVLDKWNGKSSLGHWTTPECDSVAGSDGSIFPPRITKQTVLKIFDKDLCRALPLVYKEEVTTAGGIPGYRFVPSQDAFGSAGRVESQRCFCPAGPPCAPEGTFNASLCQYESPVLLSFPHFYLADPALREAVNGISPPVEENHQFYIDVQPMMGTSLRAKARVQINLAVSQVRDIKQVATFPDIVFPIMWFEDGIDELPEEMRSLMKMAVDAPPIARSAVSGALAAIGAVVLIGALVCLARAAKRQEKLHLSNPLPSNASAGKTGQLNPAFQNSAGSK